Genomic segment of Corynebacterium appendicis CIP 107643:
CGAGTCCTGCTGGTCTGGCTCGTCCTCGCGGGGCGAGGCGGAGGCGGCCATATCACGGGCCCATGCATCGCCCTTGAAATGCGCGGGCACTCCGCCCCCTAGCAACCTCCGGGTCAGCTGGGGGGTGTCGCGTATTTCGGCCCGGGAGCCGAGCAGGATTATGTTGCCGTAGCGGCGCCCCTTGAGCATTGGCGGATCAGCGATCACCGCCAGGTGAGGGAAGACTTCCGCCATGCCGGCGAGCTCCTCGCGGGCCTCCTTCAAATCGCCGCGGGAGCCGCAGTTGGCGACGTACAGGCCGTCTGACGAGAGGGAATGAAGGCAGGAGCGGTAGAAGGGGAGCGTCGTCAAGCTGCGCGGCGTTATCGCTGACTCGAAGACGTCGCGGATGATCACATCGCGCGAGGCCTCCACGAAGCCGTCGGTGACCTCGCGCGCGTCGCCCACGCGGATCTTGACCAGCGGCGAGCGCGGGATGTCGAATTTCTCGCGCGCGAGCTGCGCCAAGTCCATATCCCACTCGACGACCGTGTTGCGTGAATGCGGCCAGACGTGCGCGAAATAGCGCGGCAGCGAGCATCCTGCGCCCCCGAGATGCGTCAGGCGGGGCTTCTCCCACGAACGCGTTTCTTCGACCGCCGCCGCGATCCAGCGCATGTACTCGAAGTCGAGCCGCTCCGGCTCTCCCGGCACAATGTGCGAGCTGGGCACGCCGTTGACAAGTAGGAGCATCGACCCGTCCGGCTCGTGGATGATCTCCGCGATGCCGGTGTCGATCTCGTAGAGCTCGTTTTCGTCCTGTTTTCGTGACACGAGCATGCAGGGTACACTCACGCCACGTGCGAGTACTGGCAGCAATGAGTGGTGGCGTCGATTCCTCCGTGGCGGCGGCGCGGCTTGTCGACGCCGGGCACGACGTCGTCGGCGTCCACCTCGCCCTGAGCAAGGACGCGCAGCAGACCCGCGAATCCGCGCGAGGCTGCTGCTCGCTCGAGGATTCCGCCGACGCGCGCCGCGTGTGTGACAAGCTGGGCATCCCGTTCTACGTGTGGGATTTTTCCGACCGCTTCAAAGAAGACGTCATCGACGATTTCGTCGACAGCTATGCGCGCGGCGAGACCCCCAATCCGTGCTTGCGCTGCAACGAGAAGATCAAGTTCGCAGCCTTGCTCGAGCGGGCGGTCACGCTCGGCTTCGACGCGATCGCGACAGGGCACTACGCGCTTATCGACGACGCCGGCAACCTCCGCCGCAGCACTGACGCGCAGAAAGATCAGTCCTATGTCCTCGGTGTGATGACCCGCGACGAGCTGGACCGCTGCATTTTCCCGGTCGGCGACACCGAAAAGCCGCAGATCCGCGAGGAAGCCGCGGCGCATGGTTTCTCCACTGCCTCCAAGCCGGACTCTTACGACATTTGCTTCATCCCGGACGGCAACACCCAAGCGTTCCTGGGCACGTCGATCGGCATGCGTCCCGGCATGATCGTCGACCAAGACGGCGAGGAGCTCAAGGAGCACGACGGCGCGTTCCAGTACACCATTGGGCAGCGCAAGGGCTTGAATATCCGCGTTCCCGCCGCCGATGGCCAGCCGCGCTATGTCACCGACATCGACGCCGCGACCGGCACCGTGACCGTCGGCCCGCGGGCTGCCCTCGACGTGACCACGATTTACGCTGACCGTCTCAAGGTCCTGCACTCCGCGATGTCCGAAACCTCCGAGAGCGGAAAGCCCCTCTCCGCTCTCGTGCAGATCCGCGCCCACGGCGGCGTCGTCCCGTGCCGCGCCCACGTTGACCTGGATGCCGACACCATGACTTTGGCTCTCACCGAACCGCTCTCCGGCGTCGCCCGCGGCCAGGCTGCCGTTCTCTACCTGCCGGACCCGGATGGGCAGGGCGATATCGTGCTGGGCTCCGGCACGATCTGCGGGACGGAGTCTGCTAGTTAGTGAAAGGCAGTCACGGAGGAGTCGAGGCCCTAAGCGCTCAAAACGCAGCTCGCGATGAGCCGGTCGATTGCCCGGATATCGATTCCCTTGGAGAGATTGATTTTGATGTGACCAGCTTTGGTCCACATTTCTAATTCGGCATTCCAGTCGAGCATCTTTCCTGCATTTTCAGTCGACCACATTGTTACGTTCTTGAAGGGGATGGAGTACATCTCGACTTTCTTGCCCGACAGGCCTTGTGAATCTCTCACAATAAGCCGTTTGTTTGTGAAGATTGCCGAGTCACGTACTGTTTTGAACGCCTGAAGTGGTTGCTCGCCAGGGGCCATCAACTCATGTACATCGTTCGGAATCGGGCAGGGAGAAATGAATGTCCACCCGGAGAATTGTTCAAGTGCCATGGGGAGCATATTAACCGGGCACCGTAATCTATAGAATTTTTCGTGTGAATATGTCTCCGGTTTCGCGCCCCGAAATGACAGCCTTCGGTCTCGGCCCGCTGCCCGGCACTGATCTGGTTCACGCCGCGGATGTGGTGCTGTCGGAGACCCCGACGCCTCACATCCCTCAGTTGCCCGCGCGCGGGGTCGGCTCTGATGCGGTCGGCCGCACTGCCGCGATATTGCCCCTGAGCCTCGATATCGGCCCCCGCTCGTGGCGGGTCACGCGCCGCCCGCAAATCGCCACCATGCGTGCCCGGGACCAATTTGAGCGCGACCTCGATCTGCTGGAGGAACTCTGGGCTGGCAAACTCGCGGCGGATGGAGCGATCAAGGTGCAGCTCGTCGGGCCGTGGACTCTCGCTACCCAGATCGAGATGGCTCACGGCCACCAGATGATCACCGATCGCGGCGCGACGCGGGATATCGCCGAAGCGCTGCTGCATGGGGTGGGGGAGCATAGGAGGGACGTCGAAAAGCGGTTCGGTGTGCGTACGCTGCTGCAACTTGACGAGCCGATGCTCGGGCGCGTCCGACGCGGTGCGGTCACAGGCGCGACCAACTATGAGGAGATTCCTGCGGTGCCGGACGAGCGCGTGATGGATGTGCTCGGGCAATTCGGCGAGTACCTGCTGCACGCCCCGGAGCCGCTGTATGGGGCGGACTGGTTCACCGTCGACCTTGCAGGCGATGTAGACCTCGACGGGTTGGCCGGCGCGCTGGACCGCGGCGCGCGGATCGCGGTGCCCGTGATGGAGCCGCGCGAGGTGTTCCGTATCTTCGACCGCCTGCAGATCGACCCGGCGTTGAGCCCGATCGACGTGTACGCGGAGCCGGGGCCGACGCTGCATGCGACCGCCGCGAACTACCGCGCGGCCACCGAGATGGCGGAAGCAGTCGCGATGGCGGACTAGGTCGTCATCCAAAAGTATTAAAATGGAGGCGTGCGCGATGGCGAGCTGAAGGGGGAGACTAAGGAGCGGCATCTGGGGCTGTCTTTCGGCGCGGCAGTGGGACTCGCGATCTGCTTCGGCCTGCTTTTCGACGAGGTCGTGCCGGCCTCGCCAATTTCGTCGAACGCGAATATCCGCTGTAGCCGGCGCGTAGTCGGCTAGCTGATCATCGGCCAGCTGGTCGAGATGCCGGAGGTGTCGCGGCCGCGGGACTCGCAGTATTTGCGGAAGTCGGTCTGGATCTCGAAATGCTTGACGGCCTGGAATACCATGAGTTCGTCGAACTCCTTAGCGGACAGCTCCGGCCAGACTTTGTTGACCTGCTTCCACGCGATGCGCGCGGCGGCCATGGCGTCGGACGTCGCCTCGTGGGCGTTTTCGAGGGGGACGCCGTAGAAATCAGACAGGGCACCAAGGTTGCGCTTGCCGCCCTTGCGGTAGCGGTCCATGGCGCGGTCGATGAGCAGCGGGTCGTACACCGGCCCGGTCACGGTGAAGTCGCCCGTGAGCGCGCGCAGCACCGTCAGGTCGTACGGTGCGTTGAAGACGATCAAGGTGAAGCCATCGTCCCACGCCTGCTTGATGGTCTCGACGGTCTCGCGCAGGACGTCGTCATGCGGGCGCCCCTCGGCGCGCGCCTTTTCCGTGGAGATGCCGTGGATCGCGGCTGCTTGCTCTGGGATCTCGACGCCGGGGTCGGCGAGGTGCTCAGTGGCGGTGACATCGCGGCCGTCGATACGCACGAGCGCCGAGGTCACGATGCGCGCCTTCCGCGGGTTCGCCGACGTCGTCTCCAGGTCGAACGAGAGCATCCGCGAGGCGTCGAAAGTAGGCATGCGCTTCATTCTAATGAGCGGGCCGACGCCTTTTGCGCAATGTGCTTGACCTTGTCCCGACGGCAACGTTCACACTGTGCGCATGGGTGATTACACGATCGGAGAGGCCGCTGCGATGCTCGGCGTGACCACGAAAGCGTTGCGGCATTGGGAGACGCTCGGACTGCTCGAACCGGAGCGGACCTCGACGCGCTACCGCATGTACAGCGACGCCGATATCGAGCGCGGGGCGGCGGTCGCGCTGTACCGCGGCGTGGGCGTCCCGCTCGAGACCATCGCGCAGCTTATCGACGCCCCCTCCCACACCCTCCGTTCCGCCCTCACCCGTCACCGCGCCGAACTGGCGGCGCAGCTCGAAGCTATGGCCGAGCAGCTCGACGCGGTGGACGACTTGATCGAACAGACTGAGAAAGGACACATCGACATGGATGCGATGAAGAAATACCTCGGCGAGAAGATGCCGGAATACCAGGCAGAAGCCGAAGAACGCTGGGGCGACACCGCCGAGTGGGTGCAGTCCCAGGAGAAGCTGGCGCAGATGGGGGAGGACGACTTCGCCCGGTTGCAGCGCGAGCAGGACGCCTTCGCTGCTGACCTCGTCGCCGCGCGCGACGCCGGTGTCGAGGCCGAATCGGAGGAAGCCGAGGCGCTCGTTGCACGCCACCGCGAGATGGTCGGACAGTGGTACGACGTCACCCCGGCCCGCCAGCTCATCCTGGCCCGCATGTACGTCGGGGACGAGCGTTTCCACGAGGCGTACCGGGGGACGCAGGACTACCTGCTGGGGCTCGTCGAGAAGCATGCTGCGGCTCAGGGCGTGGATACGGCCAACCCGCAGTGGTGAAAGACCTCTAAACTTGGGGCCTGTGACTGAGAACAACGCCCCTGCGACCGACGGCACTGTGGACAAGGACCTGCTGCGTAAGTGGACGGACTTGGCCAAGGAGGTCCGGCACCACCGGGACCTGTACTACAACGGCGACCCGGTGATCACCGACGCGGAATTCGACGAGATGTTCCGCGCGCTGCAGAAACTCGAGGAGGAACATCCGGAGCTGGCGGTGCCGGATTCGCCGACCAAAGAAGTGGGCGCACCGACGGAAAATACAGCGTTCGCGGACGTGGAGCACCTCGAGCCGATGACGAGCTTGGATAACGTGTTCTCAGCCGAAGAGCTCGCGGAATGGTTAGCGAAGACGCCGGGGCCGTACCTGACGGAGCTGAAGATCGACGGGCTGTCTATCGACCTCGTGTACGAGAACGGCGCACTCGTGCGTGCCGCGACTCGCGGCGACGGCCGCGTGGGCGAGGACATCACGGCCAACGCGAAGGTCATCG
This window contains:
- a CDS encoding 3'-5' exonuclease; protein product: MPTFDASRMLSFDLETTSANPRKARIVTSALVRIDGRDVTATEHLADPGVEIPEQAAAIHGISTEKARAEGRPHDDVLRETVETIKQAWDDGFTLIVFNAPYDLTVLRALTGDFTVTGPVYDPLLIDRAMDRYRKGGKRNLGALSDFYGVPLENAHEATSDAMAAARIAWKQVNKVWPELSAKEFDELMVFQAVKHFEIQTDFRKYCESRGRDTSGISTSWPMIS
- a CDS encoding methionine synthase, translated to MSPVSRPEMTAFGLGPLPGTDLVHAADVVLSETPTPHIPQLPARGVGSDAVGRTAAILPLSLDIGPRSWRVTRRPQIATMRARDQFERDLDLLEELWAGKLAADGAIKVQLVGPWTLATQIEMAHGHQMITDRGATRDIAEALLHGVGEHRRDVEKRFGVRTLLQLDEPMLGRVRRGAVTGATNYEEIPAVPDERVMDVLGQFGEYLLHAPEPLYGADWFTVDLAGDVDLDGLAGALDRGARIAVPVMEPREVFRIFDRLQIDPALSPIDVYAEPGPTLHATAANYRAATEMAEAVAMAD
- the mnmA gene encoding tRNA 2-thiouridine(34) synthase MnmA, encoding MRVLAAMSGGVDSSVAAARLVDAGHDVVGVHLALSKDAQQTRESARGCCSLEDSADARRVCDKLGIPFYVWDFSDRFKEDVIDDFVDSYARGETPNPCLRCNEKIKFAALLERAVTLGFDAIATGHYALIDDAGNLRRSTDAQKDQSYVLGVMTRDELDRCIFPVGDTEKPQIREEAAAHGFSTASKPDSYDICFIPDGNTQAFLGTSIGMRPGMIVDQDGEELKEHDGAFQYTIGQRKGLNIRVPAADGQPRYVTDIDAATGTVTVGPRAALDVTTIYADRLKVLHSAMSETSESGKPLSALVQIRAHGGVVPCRAHVDLDADTMTLALTEPLSGVARGQAAVLYLPDPDGQGDIVLGSGTICGTESAS
- a CDS encoding spermidine synthase — its product is MLVSRKQDENELYEIDTGIAEIIHEPDGSMLLLVNGVPSSHIVPGEPERLDFEYMRWIAAAVEETRSWEKPRLTHLGGAGCSLPRYFAHVWPHSRNTVVEWDMDLAQLAREKFDIPRSPLVKIRVGDAREVTDGFVEASRDVIIRDVFESAITPRSLTTLPFYRSCLHSLSSDGLYVANCGSRGDLKEAREELAGMAEVFPHLAVIADPPMLKGRRYGNIILLGSRAEIRDTPQLTRRLLGGGVPAHFKGDAWARDMAASASPREDEPDQQDS
- a CDS encoding PH domain-containing protein; amino-acid sequence: MALEQFSGWTFISPCPIPNDVHELMAPGEQPLQAFKTVRDSAIFTNKRLIVRDSQGLSGKKVEMYSIPFKNVTMWSTENAGKMLDWNAELEMWTKAGHIKINLSKGIDIRAIDRLIASCVLSA
- a CDS encoding MerR family transcriptional regulator, yielding MGDYTIGEAAAMLGVTTKALRHWETLGLLEPERTSTRYRMYSDADIERGAAVALYRGVGVPLETIAQLIDAPSHTLRSALTRHRAELAAQLEAMAEQLDAVDDLIEQTEKGHIDMDAMKKYLGEKMPEYQAEAEERWGDTAEWVQSQEKLAQMGEDDFARLQREQDAFAADLVAARDAGVEAESEEAEALVARHREMVGQWYDVTPARQLILARMYVGDERFHEAYRGTQDYLLGLVEKHAAAQGVDTANPQW